One region of Wyeomyia smithii strain HCP4-BCI-WySm-NY-G18 chromosome 3, ASM2978416v1, whole genome shotgun sequence genomic DNA includes:
- the LOC129726824 gene encoding protein PALS2 isoform X5: MPGETIKMVGIRRNPNEPLGLTVEVDEHDQLMVARIIAGGMIDRQGLLHAGDVILEVNGVSVSTPEELQTEISRAKESVTLKIGPSLEEEMKSARITMTGGQVKSGKNLETGKKLTCYMRTLFDYNPTEDNLLPCQEIGLPFQRGDILQIINVKDPNWWQARHAGEDGPIGLVPSQELEERRQAYVAPEADYVHKISICGTKISKKKRKTMYKTKQNGEFDKADLMLYEEVTKMPPFKRKTLVLIGVAGVGRRTLKNRLINSDPDKFGSVLPHTTRQPRPLEESGKAYWFTDRETMEQEIKENRFLEFGEHNGNLYGTHLDSIRDVIRQGKMCILDCAPSALKILHNSAEFMPYVIFVAAPGMEQWKLLQAERKSAHGSMKSLQFDRQSSIRFSSRRAKTLESLASLYEDEDLISAVEESALLQRKYDKYLDRVIVNEDFDVTFRAVTDALEALSHEHQWVPVNWIY, from the exons ATGCCAGGAGAAACAATAAAAATGGTCGGTATCCGGCGGAACCCGAACGAACCGCTGGGTCTGACGGTGGAGGTGGACGAACATGATCAGTTGATGGTTGCGCGAATCATCGCTGGCGGAATGATCGATCGTCAGGGGTTGCTTCACGCGGGTGATGTGATACTGGAGGTGAACGGTGTTTCGGTTTCAACGCCCGAGGAGCTCCAGACGGAAATTTCCCGCGCGAAAGAGTCCGTTACGCTGAAGATCGGACCCAGTCTGGAGGAGGAGATGAAATCCGCTCGCATCACAATGACCGGTGGACAGGTAAAGAGTGGGAAAAATTTAGAGACGGGCAAGAAACTGACG TGCTATATGCGTACTCTGTTCGACTACAACCCGACCGAGGACAATTTGTTGCCGTGCCAGGAAATTGGTTTACCATTCCAGCGAGGCGATATTCTGCAGATTATCAATGTGAAAGACCCAAACTGGTGGCAGGCACGGCACGCCGGTGAGGACGGACCTATCGGGTTGGTACCCTCGCAGGAATTGGAGGAACGTCGGCAGGCTTACGTAGCACCGGAAGCGGACTACGTGCACAAAATAAGCATATGCGGCACAAAG ATTTCCAAGAAGAAACGAAAGACGATGTACAAAACCAAACAAAATGGCGAGTTTGACAAAGCTGATCTAATGCTTTACGAAGAAGTTACCAAAATGCCACCATTCAAACGGAAAACGTTGGTACTGATAGGGGTTGCTGGCGTCGGTCGACGAACGCTCAAGAATCGTTTGATCAACAGCGACCCAGACAAGTTTGGTTCTGTTTTACCTC ACACCACCCGTCAGCCGAGACCACTGGAGGAAAGCGGCAAGGCCTATTGGTTTACCGATCGTGAAACAATGGAacaagaaatcaaagaaaatcgCTTCCTGGAGTTTGGCGAACACAATGGAAATCTTTACGGAACTCACTTGGATTCGATTCGGGATGTTATTCGACAAG GAAAAATGTGCATTCTAGATTGTGCACCTTCTGCGCTGAAAATACTACATAACAGTGCTGAGTTTATGCCATACGTGATTTTTGTTGCCGCTCCCGGTATGGAACAATGGAAGCTGCTGCAGGCAGAACGCAAATCAGCACATGGTTCGATGAAAAGTTTACAG TTCGACCGTCAAAGCTCTATCCGATTTAGCTCCCGCCGTGCGAAGACACTGGAATCACTGGCATCACTGTACGAG GACGAAGACCTCATTTCGGCGGTTGAGGAAAGCGCCTTACTGCAGCGAAAGTACGATAAATATCTGGACAGAGTAATCGTCAACGAAGACTTCGATGTCACATTCCGGGCTGTGACGGATGCTTTGGAAGCACTCAGTCACGAACACCAGTGGGTTCCGGTAAACTggatttattag
- the LOC129726824 gene encoding protein PALS2 isoform X4, producing the protein MVKIKIQDKLEEVAPPLKPIRLNNISLIREVVDRCSLSRNPHARELARIFRYPHFRALIESHDEIGELTVQKLRSHPPNSANGSSTSHAQISPGSSNYSEVESLLDTGVTTAGNGMPGETIKMVGIRRNPNEPLGLTVEVDEHDQLMVARIIAGGMIDRQGLLHAGDVILEVNGVSVSTPEELQTEISRAKESVTLKIGPSLEEEMKSARITMTGGQVKSGKNLETGKKLTCYMRTLFDYNPTEDNLLPCQEIGLPFQRGDILQIINVKDPNWWQARHAGEDGPIGLVPSQELEERRQAYVAPEADYVHKISICGTKISKKKRKTMYKTKQNGEFDKADLMLYEEVTKMPPFKRKTLVLIGVAGVGRRTLKNRLINSDPDKFGSVLPHTTRQPRPLEESGKAYWFTDRETMEQEIKENRFLEFGEHNGNLYGTHLDSIRDVIRQGKMCILDCAPSALKILHNSAEFMPYVIFVAAPGMEQWKLLQAERKSAHGSMKSLQFDRQSSIRFSSRRAKTLESLASLYEDEDLISAVEESALLQRKYDKYLDRVIVNEDFDVTFRAVTDALEALSHEHQWVPVNWIY; encoded by the exons ATGGTGAAGATCAAG ATTCAGGACAAACTTGAGGAGGTCGCTCCACCATTGAAACCAATTCGCCTAAATAACATCTCACTGATTCGAGAGGTGGTAGACCGGTGCAGTTTGTCGCGCAATCCACATGCCCGTGAGTTGGCACGAATTTTCCGATATCCGCATTTTAGAGCGTTGATTGAATCGCACGACGAAATCGGTGAGCTTACGGTACAAAAGCTGCGGAGTCACCCACCGAATAGTGCTAACGGAAGCAGTACCAGTCACGCTCAGATATCGCCTGGTAGTAGCAACTACTCTGAAGTCGAAAGTTTGCTCGATACCGGAGTCACCACGGCCGGAAACGGGATGCCAGGAGAAACAATAAAAATGGTCGGTATCCGGCGGAACCCGAACGAACCGCTGGGTCTGACGGTGGAGGTGGACGAACATGATCAGTTGATGGTTGCGCGAATCATCGCTGGCGGAATGATCGATCGTCAGGGGTTGCTTCACGCGGGTGATGTGATACTGGAGGTGAACGGTGTTTCGGTTTCAACGCCCGAGGAGCTCCAGACGGAAATTTCCCGCGCGAAAGAGTCCGTTACGCTGAAGATCGGACCCAGTCTGGAGGAGGAGATGAAATCCGCTCGCATCACAATGACCGGTGGACAGGTAAAGAGTGGGAAAAATTTAGAGACGGGCAAGAAACTGACG TGCTATATGCGTACTCTGTTCGACTACAACCCGACCGAGGACAATTTGTTGCCGTGCCAGGAAATTGGTTTACCATTCCAGCGAGGCGATATTCTGCAGATTATCAATGTGAAAGACCCAAACTGGTGGCAGGCACGGCACGCCGGTGAGGACGGACCTATCGGGTTGGTACCCTCGCAGGAATTGGAGGAACGTCGGCAGGCTTACGTAGCACCGGAAGCGGACTACGTGCACAAAATAAGCATATGCGGCACAAAG ATTTCCAAGAAGAAACGAAAGACGATGTACAAAACCAAACAAAATGGCGAGTTTGACAAAGCTGATCTAATGCTTTACGAAGAAGTTACCAAAATGCCACCATTCAAACGGAAAACGTTGGTACTGATAGGGGTTGCTGGCGTCGGTCGACGAACGCTCAAGAATCGTTTGATCAACAGCGACCCAGACAAGTTTGGTTCTGTTTTACCTC ACACCACCCGTCAGCCGAGACCACTGGAGGAAAGCGGCAAGGCCTATTGGTTTACCGATCGTGAAACAATGGAacaagaaatcaaagaaaatcgCTTCCTGGAGTTTGGCGAACACAATGGAAATCTTTACGGAACTCACTTGGATTCGATTCGGGATGTTATTCGACAAG GAAAAATGTGCATTCTAGATTGTGCACCTTCTGCGCTGAAAATACTACATAACAGTGCTGAGTTTATGCCATACGTGATTTTTGTTGCCGCTCCCGGTATGGAACAATGGAAGCTGCTGCAGGCAGAACGCAAATCAGCACATGGTTCGATGAAAAGTTTACAG TTCGACCGTCAAAGCTCTATCCGATTTAGCTCCCGCCGTGCGAAGACACTGGAATCACTGGCATCACTGTACGAG GACGAAGACCTCATTTCGGCGGTTGAGGAAAGCGCCTTACTGCAGCGAAAGTACGATAAATATCTGGACAGAGTAATCGTCAACGAAGACTTCGATGTCACATTCCGGGCTGTGACGGATGCTTTGGAAGCACTCAGTCACGAACACCAGTGGGTTCCGGTAAACTggatttattag
- the LOC129726824 gene encoding protein PALS2 isoform X3 codes for MVRFSKKESAERRELLASMNSMQYNSSKQIDNAAFQHVRENLDDLDGKAEANETDLVFLQGILENPAVTQVIKIQDKLEEVAPPLKPIRLNNISLIREVVDRCSLSRNPHARELARIFRYPHFRALIESHDEIGELTVQKLRSHPPNSANGSSTSHAQISPGSSNYSEVESLLDTGVTTAGNGMPGETIKMVGIRRNPNEPLGLTVEVDEHDQLMVARIIAGGMIDRQGLLHAGDVILEVNGVSVSTPEELQTEISRAKESVTLKIGPSLEEEMKSARITMTGGQVKSGKNLETGKKLTCYMRTLFDYNPTEDNLLPCQEIGLPFQRGDILQIINVKDPNWWQARHAGEDGPIGLVPSQELEERRQAYVAPEADYVHKISICGTKISKKKRKTMYKTKQNGEFDKADLMLYEEVTKMPPFKRKTLVLIGVAGVGRRTLKNRLINSDPDKFGSVLPHTTRQPRPLEESGKAYWFTDRETMEQEIKENRFLEFGEHNGNLYGTHLDSIRDVIRQGKMCILDCAPSALKILHNSAEFMPYVIFVAAPGMEQWKLLQAERKSAHGSMKSLQFDRQSSIRFSSRRAKTLESLASLYEDEDLISAVEESALLQRKYDKYLDRVIVNEDFDVTFRAVTDALEALSHEHQWVPVNWIY; via the exons cTGCTTTTCAACATGTCCGGGAAAATTTGGACGATCTCGATGGAAAAGCAGAAGCAAACGAGACGGATTTGGTATTCCTACAGGGAATACTGGAAAATCCGGCAGTTACTCAAGTGATCAAG ATTCAGGACAAACTTGAGGAGGTCGCTCCACCATTGAAACCAATTCGCCTAAATAACATCTCACTGATTCGAGAGGTGGTAGACCGGTGCAGTTTGTCGCGCAATCCACATGCCCGTGAGTTGGCACGAATTTTCCGATATCCGCATTTTAGAGCGTTGATTGAATCGCACGACGAAATCGGTGAGCTTACGGTACAAAAGCTGCGGAGTCACCCACCGAATAGTGCTAACGGAAGCAGTACCAGTCACGCTCAGATATCGCCTGGTAGTAGCAACTACTCTGAAGTCGAAAGTTTGCTCGATACCGGAGTCACCACGGCCGGAAACGGGATGCCAGGAGAAACAATAAAAATGGTCGGTATCCGGCGGAACCCGAACGAACCGCTGGGTCTGACGGTGGAGGTGGACGAACATGATCAGTTGATGGTTGCGCGAATCATCGCTGGCGGAATGATCGATCGTCAGGGGTTGCTTCACGCGGGTGATGTGATACTGGAGGTGAACGGTGTTTCGGTTTCAACGCCCGAGGAGCTCCAGACGGAAATTTCCCGCGCGAAAGAGTCCGTTACGCTGAAGATCGGACCCAGTCTGGAGGAGGAGATGAAATCCGCTCGCATCACAATGACCGGTGGACAGGTAAAGAGTGGGAAAAATTTAGAGACGGGCAAGAAACTGACG TGCTATATGCGTACTCTGTTCGACTACAACCCGACCGAGGACAATTTGTTGCCGTGCCAGGAAATTGGTTTACCATTCCAGCGAGGCGATATTCTGCAGATTATCAATGTGAAAGACCCAAACTGGTGGCAGGCACGGCACGCCGGTGAGGACGGACCTATCGGGTTGGTACCCTCGCAGGAATTGGAGGAACGTCGGCAGGCTTACGTAGCACCGGAAGCGGACTACGTGCACAAAATAAGCATATGCGGCACAAAG ATTTCCAAGAAGAAACGAAAGACGATGTACAAAACCAAACAAAATGGCGAGTTTGACAAAGCTGATCTAATGCTTTACGAAGAAGTTACCAAAATGCCACCATTCAAACGGAAAACGTTGGTACTGATAGGGGTTGCTGGCGTCGGTCGACGAACGCTCAAGAATCGTTTGATCAACAGCGACCCAGACAAGTTTGGTTCTGTTTTACCTC ACACCACCCGTCAGCCGAGACCACTGGAGGAAAGCGGCAAGGCCTATTGGTTTACCGATCGTGAAACAATGGAacaagaaatcaaagaaaatcgCTTCCTGGAGTTTGGCGAACACAATGGAAATCTTTACGGAACTCACTTGGATTCGATTCGGGATGTTATTCGACAAG GAAAAATGTGCATTCTAGATTGTGCACCTTCTGCGCTGAAAATACTACATAACAGTGCTGAGTTTATGCCATACGTGATTTTTGTTGCCGCTCCCGGTATGGAACAATGGAAGCTGCTGCAGGCAGAACGCAAATCAGCACATGGTTCGATGAAAAGTTTACAG TTCGACCGTCAAAGCTCTATCCGATTTAGCTCCCGCCGTGCGAAGACACTGGAATCACTGGCATCACTGTACGAG GACGAAGACCTCATTTCGGCGGTTGAGGAAAGCGCCTTACTGCAGCGAAAGTACGATAAATATCTGGACAGAGTAATCGTCAACGAAGACTTCGATGTCACATTCCGGGCTGTGACGGATGCTTTGGAAGCACTCAGTCACGAACACCAGTGGGTTCCGGTAAACTggatttattag